Below is a window of Pelagicoccus albus DNA.
AAGTCATGCGGCACAATGCGCATCTCGAGCTTGTATTCATGTTGTAAATATTTCAGCCAAAGATCTTCTCCGCGGGCCTTTACCATACGGTGATTGAGATCAGGAAAATCTTGAACTGGGTCATCCTCGTGAAGCAACAAAACCCGCAAAGTCGCCGGTCGGTAGGAGGCAACAGCCACAAGGGGTAAACCGCGATTAATCGCAACGCTCAGCTTTGCCAGTACAGAGATGCCAAAGTCCGCTTCACCGGCTGCCACGTGAGAATAGATATTCATACCCGCTGAAGCCGGACGGACTTCGACATCAATTCCCTCCTCTTCGAACAAACCGGATTCCGAAGCATGAAAGAAACCTCCATCTTCAGGCTGAGGAGCCCAATTGGTCTGCAATACTAAGGGAGCATCGGAACGTGGCCCCTCCCTGCAGCCTACGAGAATCAGCAAATTCAAGAGCAGCGATATATAATAGAAGTGACCAAATTTTGTCGGAAGCATTCGTGGCATCGCCTTACCATAGCAGCCAAAATGCCAGCTCCGTTTTAGCGTTTAAGCCGATCTTATAACATCCTTCAAAAAAAGTTACGTATGCCACTTTCTGGCACGCGAGCAGCTAGAAGCTGGCCCCATGGGAAGACCTCGCCGATTCATCCAAGCTGCCGCTCTCGCCTCCATCTGCTCATCACTCATTCCAGCAACTGGGTTCGCGCAGACTGACGCTTCAACCATAGAAATGAAAATCCTACAGTGGATGGAAACCGAGCGATTGATCTCGGAAGAATCTACTGAATGGGAATCCGAAAAAGCAGTCATCGAAGATATGATCTCTTTGATGGAAACAGACAAAGCGTCTCTGCAGGAGAAAATCGACAGCGCCAACGAGCTCAGTTCCGCCGCCGATGAAGAGCGTGCCGCAATCGTTGAGGAAAAAGATAAGC
It encodes the following:
- a CDS encoding ABC transporter substrate-binding protein — its product is MLPTKFGHFYYISLLLNLLILVGCREGPRSDAPLVLQTNWAPQPEDGGFFHASESGLFEEEGIDVEVRPASAGMNIYSHVAAGEADFGISVLAKLSVAINRGLPLVAVASYRPATLRVLLLHEDDPVQDFPDLNHRMVKARGEDLWLKYLQHEYKLEMRIVPHDFGLGQFLAQDDLIQQGLLTSEPYTLKERGVPVRILELSKAGWENPEVIFCRRDLLEQDPELVAKVVRASLKGWDEFLRGDAEETLAWLAKENPARSIESMRWARDELTKMYGESGVWTGDDFGKISPEKVERILSILKTLGAVGDSLSVEELVDFSIGERI